The following are encoded in a window of Brevibacillus ruminantium genomic DNA:
- a CDS encoding helix-turn-helix transcriptional regulator, whose product MRADRLLSLLLLLQNHGQMTSRELAELLEVSERTIHRDMEALSAAGIPVFAERGSHGGWKLAEGYRTTLTGLSTKEIQSLLLIRPTELLHDLGLKDRFEAAFQKLLAATPPTARDDAESVRQLIHIDGAGWHQSDEAFPFLPVVQEAVWARQKLLIRYQREEGVVERIVQPLGLVAKRNVWYMVAEVNGEYRNYRISRLQSAQLLEEKFERPEAFDLGRYWEQSTSAFKASLPVYPARLLLTETGLSRIRQERFAKIIQAHPAENDRFDTDVQFQILDSACEIVLGLGAHVEVLEPLELRQRVIAEAIAIFSLYEKK is encoded by the coding sequence ATGCGGGCGGATCGCTTGCTTTCTCTGTTATTGCTTCTGCAAAATCACGGGCAAATGACCTCACGCGAGCTGGCTGAGCTGCTTGAGGTTTCCGAAAGAACCATCCATCGCGACATGGAGGCCTTAAGCGCAGCGGGCATCCCTGTATTCGCCGAGCGGGGCTCACACGGCGGCTGGAAGCTGGCCGAAGGGTATCGTACCACGCTGACGGGGCTTTCAACGAAAGAAATTCAATCCTTGCTGCTCATTCGCCCTACGGAACTGCTGCATGATCTGGGGCTGAAAGACCGCTTTGAGGCGGCCTTTCAAAAATTGTTGGCTGCGACTCCCCCAACAGCCCGAGATGATGCCGAGTCTGTCCGTCAGCTTATCCACATTGACGGGGCAGGCTGGCACCAGTCTGACGAAGCTTTTCCCTTTCTCCCTGTCGTCCAGGAGGCCGTGTGGGCCAGACAGAAGCTGCTCATCCGCTATCAGCGGGAGGAGGGCGTGGTGGAACGCATCGTTCAGCCTTTGGGACTGGTTGCCAAACGAAATGTCTGGTACATGGTCGCAGAAGTGAACGGCGAGTACCGCAACTACCGGATTTCCCGCCTGCAGTCAGCACAGCTTCTGGAGGAAAAATTTGAGCGGCCCGAAGCATTTGATCTCGGCCGATACTGGGAGCAATCCACGTCAGCGTTCAAAGCGAGCCTCCCGGTATATCCGGCACGGCTTTTGCTGACTGAAACGGGCCTGTCACGTATTCGCCAGGAGCGTTTTGCCAAAATCATTCAGGCACACCCTGCAGAGAACGACCGATTTGACACCGACGTCCAGTTTCAAATCCTGGACTCTGCCTGCGAAATCGTGCTTGGGCTGGGGGCCCATGTGGAAGTGCTGGAGCCGTTGGAGCTGCGACAAAGGGTGATCGCTGAAGCAATCGCCATTTTCTCTCTTTATGAAAAAAAGTAG
- a CDS encoding cysteine desulfurase-like protein, which produces MSFDVQHFRHDFPSLQRMVGDNPAAYLDGPGGTQVPRSVIKAIADYYETSNANAHGPFVTSEETDIIVEQARAGMAAFLGAASPACISFGANMTSLAFALGRGLSRLIAPGDEIIITDLDHEANRGPWLTLAERGAVVHSVKMTADGQLDLEHLRSLLSSKTKLVAVGYSSNSLGTVNDLAAIREWSRAAGAWMIVDAVHYAPHFPVDVTALDPDFLLCSAYKFYGPHVGILYSRPGLLDQIPTDKLRPQSAEAPFRIETGTLNFAALAGVRAAVDYIASFGQGSTLREQIMSGMEKVHVYEEGVARYLYDKLSAIAEVTVYGQPFDVGLRAPTVSFTVKGIHTDEVAKALGEQGLFVWGGHFYAMRVVESLGLEEAGGLVRVGISLYNTREEIDRLVDCLQALINKAEGMMTGR; this is translated from the coding sequence ATGAGTTTTGATGTCCAGCACTTCCGTCATGATTTTCCGTCTTTGCAGCGGATGGTGGGTGACAATCCGGCCGCCTATCTGGATGGCCCTGGAGGTACCCAGGTTCCCCGGTCTGTGATAAAAGCAATCGCTGACTATTACGAGACCAGCAATGCCAACGCCCATGGCCCGTTTGTCACCAGCGAGGAGACTGACATCATCGTAGAGCAGGCCCGGGCAGGGATGGCCGCATTTCTGGGAGCAGCATCACCCGCGTGCATCTCCTTTGGGGCCAACATGACTTCGCTGGCCTTTGCGCTCGGCCGTGGCCTTTCCCGCTTGATCGCCCCCGGCGATGAGATCATCATTACCGATCTGGATCATGAAGCCAACCGCGGCCCCTGGCTGACACTTGCAGAGCGGGGGGCGGTCGTACATTCGGTCAAGATGACGGCAGACGGGCAGCTCGATTTGGAGCATTTGCGGTCGCTTCTCAGTTCAAAGACAAAGCTGGTAGCAGTCGGCTACTCGTCCAACTCGCTTGGAACGGTAAACGATTTGGCCGCGATTCGGGAGTGGAGCAGGGCGGCGGGGGCTTGGATGATCGTGGACGCCGTTCACTATGCCCCTCATTTTCCGGTAGACGTCACTGCGCTTGATCCTGATTTTCTGCTCTGTTCCGCTTACAAATTTTACGGGCCGCATGTGGGCATTCTCTACAGTCGTCCCGGCCTGCTCGACCAAATCCCTACGGACAAGCTCAGACCGCAGTCGGCAGAGGCTCCGTTCCGGATCGAAACAGGCACGTTAAACTTCGCTGCTCTCGCCGGGGTGCGAGCGGCGGTCGATTACATCGCTTCTTTTGGGCAGGGAAGCACGCTGCGGGAGCAAATCATGAGCGGCATGGAAAAGGTTCACGTCTACGAGGAGGGAGTAGCCCGCTACTTGTATGACAAGCTTTCGGCCATTGCGGAAGTAACCGTATATGGGCAGCCGTTTGACGTGGGTTTGCGTGCGCCCACCGTCTCCTTTACCGTAAAAGGCATCCATACTGATGAGGTGGCAAAAGCCCTGGGTGAGCAAGGTTTATTTGTCTGGGGCGGACATTTTTACGCCATGCGCGTAGTGGAATCACTGGGTCTGGAAGAAGCAGGCGGACTCGTTCGCGTGGGGATTTCGCTCTACAATACGCGGGAAGAAATAGACCGTCTGGTGGATTGTTTGCAAGCGCTGATCAACAAAGCAGAAGGAATGATGACAGGCAGGTAA
- a CDS encoding TetR/AcrR family transcriptional regulator codes for MSKNIRSDSKTKLDASTQASQLAAILWGAENEEIKKKLLEAALTEFAEKGYALGSTNQVVQRAGVSKGMLFHFFSNKKNLYLYIVDTCIDYFQRYLTDELQDDSSDLLQRVVDLSMAKMKLFIEEPLIYQLAVTTFIQCPAEVKEEIREREKQVHATYLALLIKGIDASAFREGITPVKAAEFLIAAVEALLQKQIRAHEEKEDKGLETLQPFLEELSGYMEIVRHGVYR; via the coding sequence TTGAGCAAGAACATCCGGTCAGATTCCAAAACCAAGCTGGATGCCTCGACCCAGGCCAGTCAGCTAGCTGCGATCTTATGGGGCGCTGAGAATGAGGAGATCAAGAAAAAACTGCTGGAAGCAGCTTTGACCGAATTTGCCGAAAAGGGATACGCACTCGGCTCGACCAATCAGGTTGTGCAGAGGGCTGGTGTATCCAAAGGAATGCTGTTTCACTTCTTTTCCAATAAAAAAAATCTGTATTTGTACATCGTAGATACTTGTATCGACTACTTTCAACGCTATCTGACTGATGAATTGCAAGATGATTCCAGTGATCTGTTGCAAAGAGTAGTTGATCTCAGCATGGCAAAAATGAAGCTCTTCATCGAAGAGCCATTGATCTATCAGCTGGCGGTAACTACCTTTATCCAGTGCCCCGCCGAGGTTAAGGAAGAGATTCGGGAGCGAGAGAAGCAGGTTCATGCGACCTATCTCGCCTTGTTAATAAAGGGAATAGATGCCTCTGCTTTTCGGGAGGGGATCACGCCGGTGAAAGCGGCCGAATTCCTGATTGCTGCTGTCGAGGCCTTGCTTCAAAAACAGATTCGGGCCCATGAAGAAAAGGAAGACAAAGGGTTAGAGACGCTGCAGCCATTCTTGGAAGAGCTCTCTGGCTATATGGAAATCGTACGGCATGGTGTGTATCGGTAA